A genomic segment from Gracilinanus agilis isolate LMUSP501 chromosome 1, AgileGrace, whole genome shotgun sequence encodes:
- the MUSTN1 gene encoding musculoskeletal embryonic nuclear protein 1, whose protein sequence is MSQEAPVKKKRPPVKEEDLKGARDTLSKNQAIKSKTYQVMRECEEAGSTAPSVFSRSRTGGETVFEKPKAGPPKSVFG, encoded by the exons ATGTCCCAG GAAGCCCCCGTCAAAAAGAAGCGACCTCCCGTAAAGGAAGAGGACCTGAAGGGAGCCCGAGATACTCTCTCCAAGAACCAAGCGATCAAATCCAAGACCTACCAGGTCATGAGAGAATGTG AGGAAGCTGGCTCCACTGCCCCGTCTGTGTTCAGCCGAAGTCGGACAGGAGGAGAGACTGTTTTCGAAAAGCCCAAGGCTGGGCCCCCCAAGAGTGTCTTTGGCTAA